In the genome of Streptococcus mitis, one region contains:
- the aroD gene encoding 3-dehydroquinate dehydratase (catalyzes the dehydration of 3-dehydroquinate to form 3-dehydroshikimate in aromatic amino acid biosynthesis), whose protein sequence is MKLIVSVMPRSLEEAQALDATRYQDADIIEWRADYLPKEAILQVAPAIFEKFAGRELVFTLRTRAEGGEIDLSPEEYIHLIKEVAQLYQPDYIDFEYYSYKDVFEEMLDFPNLVLSYHNFQETPENMMEILSELTSLNPKLVKVAVMAHTEQDVLDLMNYTRGFKTLNPEQEYVTISMGKVGKVSRITADVTGSSWSFASLDEASAPGQISLANMKKIREILDEA, encoded by the coding sequence ATGAAATTAATAGTTTCAGTAATGCCAAGAAGTTTAGAGGAGGCCCAGGCTCTGGATGCTACGAGGTATCAGGATGCTGATATCATTGAATGGCGTGCCGACTATCTGCCTAAAGAAGCGATTTTGCAGGTGGCTCCAGCTATTTTTGAAAAATTCGCAGGTCGTGAGTTGGTTTTCACTCTGCGAACTCGCGCTGAAGGGGGAGAAATTGATCTTTCTCCGGAAGAATATATCCATCTAATCAAGGAAGTGGCGCAACTCTATCAACCAGACTATATTGATTTTGAGTACTATAGCTACAAGGATGTCTTTGAGGAAATGCTGGACTTCCCAAATCTCGTTTTAAGTTACCACAATTTCCAAGAAACACCTGAAAATATGATGGAAATCTTGTCAGAGTTGACGAGCCTAAATCCAAAACTGGTCAAGGTTGCGGTGATGGCTCACACGGAGCAAGATGTTTTAGACTTGATGAACTATACACGAGGTTTTAAAACCCTTAATCCTGAACAGGAATATGTGACTATTTCTATGGGCAAGGTGGGCAAGGTCTCTCGTATCACTGCAGATGTGACTGGTTCAAGCTGGTCCTTTGCTAGTCTAGATGAGGCAAGTGCCCCAGGT